From a region of the Vagococcus coleopterorum genome:
- a CDS encoding diacylglycerol kinase family protein, whose translation MAYSDKQTDKNRNFKEALYHALAGWKVALVEERNLKIHLVISVLVIALATFLGFNQMEWLVLIMTIAAVVGLEMLNTLIENLVDLVTEKQFHPLAKKVKDVAAGLVLFASLVAVIIGIILFLPKLV comes from the coding sequence ATGGCTTACAGCGATAAACAGACTGATAAAAACCGCAACTTCAAAGAAGCGCTGTACCATGCCTTAGCAGGATGGAAGGTAGCTTTAGTTGAAGAACGTAATCTTAAAATTCATCTTGTGATCTCAGTTTTAGTCATTGCTTTAGCAACGTTTCTAGGTTTTAACCAGATGGAATGGTTAGTTTTAATCATGACAATTGCTGCAGTGGTTGGACTTGAAATGTTGAACACGCTAATTGAAAACCTGGTTGATCTGGTTACAGAGAAGCAATTTCATCCGTTAGCAAAAAAAGTCAAAGATGTGGCAGCCGGCTTAGTCTTATTTGCAAGTTTAGTGGCAGTCATCATCGGCATCATATTATTTTTACCAAAATTAGTTTAA
- the ybeY gene encoding rRNA maturation RNase YbeY has product MDLTLIDETTKVSSADQAEIEKILNFAASKLELPADTEMSVTFMDNKGIQEINRDYRNKDQATDVISFANEENMAEEFEINFAELGEEMPRDLGDIMISIERAAEQAEEYGHSYERELGFLAVHGFLHLNGYDHMTEEDEKEMFGLQKEILDAYGLQR; this is encoded by the coding sequence ATGGACTTAACACTAATTGATGAGACCACTAAAGTCTCTTCTGCTGATCAAGCAGAAATCGAAAAGATTTTAAACTTTGCAGCAAGCAAATTAGAATTGCCAGCCGATACAGAAATGTCGGTGACCTTTATGGATAACAAAGGGATTCAAGAGATTAATCGCGATTACCGTAACAAAGATCAAGCGACAGATGTGATTAGCTTTGCTAATGAAGAAAATATGGCTGAAGAGTTTGAAATCAACTTCGCTGAATTAGGGGAAGAGATGCCTCGTGATTTAGGCGATATTATGATTTCAATCGAACGCGCTGCTGAACAAGCAGAAGAGTATGGTCATAGTTATGAACGTGAGTTAGGTTTCTTAGCTGTTCATGGTTTCTTACATTTAAATGGTTATGATCACATGACTGAAGAAGATGAAAAAGAGATGTTTGGTTTGCAAAAAGAAATCTTGGATGCTTATGGCTTACAGCGATAA
- a CDS encoding PhoH family protein has protein sequence MTEVINETIDIQVKDQTEAQQLLGTNDQHLTLIEENQHVTIHSRGDMIQITGEKEAVQQTFQVIKELHGLILRGIPVGTPDVVTALKMVNKGTLEYFRDMYDQEILRDKNGQAIRVKNLGQKHYVDTIKKKDVTFGIGPAGTGKTFLAVVMAIAALKKGEVQKIILTRPAVEAGESLGFLPGDLKEKVDPYLRPVYDALYSVFGMDHTNRLMERGVIEIAPLAYMRGRTLEDAFVILDEAQNTTIAQMKMFLTRLGFNSKMIVNGDASQIDLPRGVTSGLIHGQKTLQGIDRIGFVQFNSSDVVRHPVVAEIIEAYKTTDEVKKATSLNQSESQSK, from the coding sequence TTGACAGAGGTAATCAATGAAACAATCGATATTCAAGTAAAGGATCAAACTGAGGCACAACAGCTGCTAGGGACAAATGACCAACACTTAACATTAATTGAAGAAAATCAGCATGTGACGATTCATAGTCGTGGTGATATGATCCAGATTACCGGTGAAAAAGAAGCGGTACAACAAACCTTCCAAGTAATAAAAGAATTACATGGATTAATTTTACGTGGTATTCCTGTGGGGACACCAGATGTCGTCACTGCTTTGAAGATGGTGAACAAGGGGACATTGGAGTATTTTCGTGATATGTATGACCAAGAAATCTTACGTGATAAAAACGGTCAAGCGATTCGTGTAAAGAACTTAGGTCAAAAACATTACGTTGATACTATTAAGAAAAAAGATGTGACCTTTGGGATTGGACCAGCTGGAACAGGTAAAACCTTCTTGGCTGTTGTTATGGCAATTGCGGCATTGAAAAAAGGTGAAGTTCAAAAAATCATCTTAACTCGGCCGGCGGTTGAAGCAGGCGAAAGCTTAGGTTTCTTACCGGGTGATTTAAAAGAGAAAGTCGATCCGTATCTACGTCCGGTGTATGATGCGTTGTACAGTGTCTTTGGCATGGATCATACCAACCGCTTAATGGAACGTGGCGTGATTGAAATTGCCCCACTTGCTTATATGCGTGGTCGAACACTAGAAGATGCTTTTGTTATTTTAGATGAGGCACAAAATACAACCATTGCTCAGATGAAAATGTTTTTAACACGCTTGGGCTTTAATTCTAAAATGATTGTCAATGGTGATGCGTCACAGATTGACTTGCCGAGAGGGGTCACAAGTGGTTTAATTCATGGTCAAAAGACTTTGCAAGGAATTGACCGGATTGGCTTTGTTCAGTTCAACTCAAGTGACGTGGTTCGTCATCCAGTTGTGGCAGAAATTATTGAAGCGTACAAAACGACTGATGAAGTAAAGAAAGCAACATCGCTTAATCAGTCTGAAAGTCAAAGTAAATAG
- the rpsU gene encoding 30S ribosomal protein S21, protein MSKTVVKKNESLDDALRRFKRSVSKTGTLQEYRKREFYEKPSVKRKKKSEAARKRKKF, encoded by the coding sequence ATGTCAAAAACAGTTGTTAAGAAAAACGAATCTCTTGATGATGCTCTTCGCCGCTTCAAACGTTCCGTTTCAAAAACTGGTACTTTACAAGAATACCGCAAACGCGAATTCTATGAAAAACCAAGTGTAAAACGTAAGAAGAAATCTGAAGCTGCGCGTAAGCGTAAAAAATTCTAA
- a CDS encoding GatB/YqeY domain-containing protein — MSLLTTLNEDIKTAMKAKDKATLDVLRLLKASVQNEQIAKGEDLTADEELSVLAREMKQRRDSVTEYKAAGRDDLVEGVEAGMVVVEKYLPKQLDEAEVRQIVEEAIKATGATSAKEFGKVMGAVMPKTKGKADGALVNSIVKELLK, encoded by the coding sequence ATGTCATTACTTACAACATTAAATGAAGATATTAAAACAGCAATGAAAGCCAAAGATAAAGCAACCTTAGACGTCTTGCGTTTATTGAAAGCTTCTGTTCAAAATGAACAAATTGCTAAAGGTGAAGACTTAACTGCTGATGAAGAACTTTCAGTTCTAGCTCGTGAGATGAAACAAAGACGTGATTCAGTGACAGAATACAAAGCAGCTGGACGCGATGATTTAGTCGAGGGTGTTGAAGCGGGTATGGTCGTTGTTGAGAAGTATTTACCAAAACAACTAGATGAAGCAGAAGTTCGTCAAATCGTTGAAGAAGCAATCAAAGCTACAGGGGCAACTTCAGCTAAAGAGTTTGGTAAAGTGATGGGTGCTGTGATGCCAAAAACAAAAGGTAAAGCAGACGGAGCATTAGTGAATAGTATCGTGAAAGAATTGCTGAAATAA
- a CDS encoding HD family phosphohydrolase produces MKLDFKTSKRMVLGHRYIIGAGIIFALLSFLLISGNVRQKVVTLHEGQLAEETIRANKTIENKKDTEAKRKLAAEAVSLEYTFNKELVKKQGDLVTHLFKMITEVKEESNKAKAKNGGEDVAMEDKLASLKKKFETGDQDDVPYYQGYSTGVFETLFNLGQTDFDKIEKYSVDNVKKIMGEPIRETQLDAIKQKAISDVENSDLDSTLKSVASPIMERTIVSNEAANEKRTEELRAQASENVAPSMIYQGEVIVREGVQIDQAAIQKLDSLGLTNRKQSVFPLVALALVILIQVGVLAYIVYHTPGMAVKVRLVTFYGVMMIVGILLMKGFQMLQSESLSAMPFLFPAAFTPLVLNLFINRRASIIGAIFQVMFALFIYYDLLGTSTLLLIAVMYMFTGLMAPLVQRDRIGRQLKAAAVWLIALPMLAMLVMVTYQGMEFSDNKTITILIFSLVGCVFTFVTSVGLHPYIELLLNDDSMIVLNELSNPNHPLLKKLLVEAPGTYHHSMMVASLSANAVADIGGRSLLTRVGCYYHDIGKIKHANFFVENLPDGAENPHNFLLPEDSKEIIFSHVSEGVKILEKEKMPQMVIDICQQHHGTTLMSYFYAKAKERNPEVTEEDFRYAGPRPQTKEAGVVSLADTCEAAVRAMDHPTNEKIRKFVNNLIEKRLIDGQLDDTGLTMKEIRIVEESLINGLCSTFHSRIKYPKMQSEAEKMKKEQEESN; encoded by the coding sequence ATGAAACTAGATTTTAAAACAAGTAAACGAATGGTCCTAGGTCATCGTTATATTATTGGAGCGGGCATTATTTTTGCCTTATTATCGTTCTTATTAATTTCAGGAAATGTTCGTCAAAAAGTGGTGACACTTCATGAAGGGCAGTTAGCGGAAGAAACAATTCGTGCCAATAAGACAATTGAAAATAAAAAGGATACCGAAGCTAAGCGCAAGTTAGCAGCCGAAGCCGTTAGTTTAGAATATACCTTTAATAAAGAACTTGTGAAAAAGCAAGGGGACTTAGTAACTCATCTATTCAAAATGATTACTGAAGTTAAAGAAGAATCAAATAAAGCCAAAGCTAAAAATGGTGGCGAAGATGTTGCCATGGAAGATAAATTAGCGAGTTTGAAAAAGAAATTTGAAACTGGGGATCAGGATGATGTCCCTTACTATCAAGGTTATTCTACTGGAGTGTTTGAAACATTATTTAACCTAGGACAGACAGATTTCGATAAGATTGAAAAGTATAGTGTTGATAATGTGAAAAAAATCATGGGTGAACCCATCCGTGAGACACAATTAGATGCTATTAAACAAAAAGCGATTTCTGACGTTGAAAATTCTGATTTGGATAGCACATTAAAATCAGTGGCTAGTCCAATTATGGAAAGAACAATCGTATCTAATGAAGCTGCCAATGAGAAGCGTACAGAAGAATTACGTGCGCAAGCAAGCGAGAATGTTGCGCCTTCAATGATTTATCAAGGGGAAGTTATTGTCCGTGAAGGGGTTCAAATTGACCAAGCCGCTATTCAGAAATTAGATTCATTAGGATTAACAAATCGTAAGCAGTCGGTTTTCCCATTAGTCGCGCTAGCTTTGGTTATTTTAATCCAAGTCGGAGTTTTAGCGTATATTGTTTATCACACGCCTGGTATGGCAGTGAAAGTGCGTTTAGTTACTTTCTATGGTGTGATGATGATTGTGGGAATCTTGTTAATGAAAGGTTTCCAAATGTTGCAGTCGGAAAGTTTATCGGCAATGCCGTTCTTATTCCCCGCAGCCTTTACACCATTGGTATTAAACTTATTTATTAATCGCCGAGCTAGTATCATCGGTGCGATTTTCCAAGTGATGTTTGCCTTGTTTATCTACTATGATTTATTAGGAACAAGTACCTTACTGTTGATTGCAGTGATGTATATGTTCACTGGTTTGATGGCACCACTTGTACAGCGCGATCGAATTGGTCGTCAGTTAAAAGCAGCGGCCGTTTGGTTGATTGCTTTACCAATGCTAGCGATGTTAGTCATGGTGACGTACCAAGGGATGGAGTTCAGTGACAACAAAACGATTACGATTTTAATTTTCTCATTAGTAGGCTGTGTCTTCACATTCGTGACATCTGTTGGTTTACATCCCTATATTGAATTATTATTGAATGATGACAGTATGATTGTGTTAAATGAATTGAGTAATCCAAATCATCCACTATTGAAAAAATTATTAGTGGAAGCGCCAGGAACATATCACCACAGTATGATGGTAGCTAGTTTAAGTGCCAACGCCGTTGCTGATATTGGTGGTCGTTCATTATTAACCCGTGTTGGTTGTTACTATCACGATATTGGTAAGATTAAACATGCCAATTTCTTCGTAGAAAACTTACCAGATGGGGCAGAGAATCCTCACAACTTCTTACTTCCTGAAGATAGTAAAGAAATTATCTTTAGCCATGTTAGTGAAGGGGTTAAGATTTTAGAAAAAGAAAAAATGCCACAAATGGTGATTGATATTTGTCAACAACACCACGGTACAACGTTAATGAGTTACTTCTATGCAAAAGCCAAAGAACGTAACCCCGAAGTCACAGAAGAGGACTTCCGTTATGCTGGACCTCGTCCGCAAACGAAAGAAGCGGGTGTAGTTAGTTTGGCAGATACTTGTGAAGCAGCGGTCCGTGCGATGGATCACCCAACAAATGAAAAAATTCGTAAGTTCGTTAATAACTTGATTGAAAAACGTTTAATTGATGGTCAGTTAGATGATACAGGATTAACAATGAAAGAAATTCGGATTGTGGAAGAGTCATTAATTAATGGTTTATGTAGTACCTTCCACTCAAGAATTAAATATCCTAAAATGCAATCAGAAGCTGAAAAGATGAAAAAAGAACAGGAGGAGAGTAACTAA
- a CDS encoding Fur family transcriptional regulator encodes MGCKQVFKALDILKKNGFKTTKKREEILRYLFEADRYTSAKEVYQHMNKLYTGISYDTIYRNLNDFSIHGVIEETELNGEKKFRFHCSHDNHEHHHHFICTNCGSTKEINMCPMGYFEDQLADCKITGHRFEIFGLCANCQ; translated from the coding sequence ATGGGCTGTAAACAAGTATTTAAGGCTTTGGATATTTTAAAAAAGAACGGCTTTAAGACGACAAAAAAACGAGAAGAAATTCTGCGTTATTTGTTTGAAGCGGATCGTTATACGAGTGCCAAAGAAGTTTACCAACATATGAATAAACTCTATACCGGAATCAGTTATGATACAATTTACCGCAACCTGAATGATTTTTCTATCCATGGCGTGATTGAAGAAACTGAATTGAATGGCGAAAAAAAATTTCGTTTCCACTGTAGCCACGACAATCATGAACATCATCATCACTTTATTTGTACAAACTGTGGCAGTACAAAAGAGATCAATATGTGTCCCATGGGTTATTTTGAAGATCAACTAGCAGATTGTAAAATTACAGGTCACCGCTTTGAAATTTTTGGTTTATGTGCAAATTGTCAGTAA
- a CDS encoding pyruvate, water dikinase regulatory protein, translating into MTKTNVNIFIISDSAGETASKLAQASVSQYEDLDITFTHQTFVSEKESLLQALEKAKELNALIIHTLISKEFIAIANDYCQENGLFCMDLLSPLVNEISNRTSIEPKRIAGAVHSLNQEYFNRITAMEFAVKYDDGKDPKGFLDADIVLLGVSRTSKTPLSLFLANKNLKVANLPLVPQASIPKELWEMDPAKIIGLTNNPEILNKIRQERMKAYGLSPDTAYSNIDKIQEELAYAQDLYDKLGCIVINVADLSIEETASIVLDELNLNSHFGVG; encoded by the coding sequence ATGACTAAAACAAATGTAAATATTTTTATCATCTCTGATTCAGCAGGTGAAACGGCCTCAAAATTAGCCCAAGCCTCTGTATCACAATATGAAGACTTGGATATTACCTTTACTCATCAAACCTTCGTCAGTGAAAAGGAATCCTTATTACAAGCATTAGAAAAAGCTAAAGAACTAAATGCACTAATCATTCACACGTTAATTTCTAAAGAATTTATTGCAATTGCCAATGACTATTGCCAAGAAAATGGCCTATTCTGTATGGATTTATTATCGCCATTGGTTAACGAAATTTCAAATCGCACATCGATCGAACCAAAGCGGATTGCTGGTGCTGTTCACTCTTTAAACCAAGAATACTTTAACCGAATTACAGCCATGGAATTCGCCGTGAAATATGATGACGGAAAAGACCCTAAAGGTTTCTTAGACGCTGATATCGTCTTACTTGGTGTTTCTAGAACATCTAAAACACCCCTAAGTTTATTCCTAGCTAATAAAAATTTAAAAGTGGCTAACCTGCCACTAGTTCCCCAAGCTTCTATTCCAAAAGAGCTTTGGGAAATGGATCCCGCTAAAATCATTGGCTTAACAAACAATCCTGAAATCTTGAACAAAATTCGCCAAGAACGAATGAAAGCTTACGGGTTAAGTCCTGATACAGCTTACTCAAACATCGACAAGATTCAAGAAGAATTAGCTTACGCTCAAGACTTGTACGACAAACTAGGCTGTATCGTGATTAACGTCGCTGACCTTTCGATTGAGGAAACAGCCTCTATCGTCTTAGACGAACTAAATTTAAATTCACACTTTGGTGTGGGGTAA